The following proteins come from a genomic window of Deinococcus sp. KSM4-11:
- a CDS encoding glycosyltransferase, translating into MQVLHLNTSDGGGGAARGAYWLHQALSQRITSRMLVQDKVTTDDQVIHYGTTLMARVARRAERLPLRSYPQAQGLFSTATLPRLVHRRVNALRPDVVNLHWINEGFVTPENVRRIAAPVVWTLRDVWPMTGGCHYTRSCERFTASCGRCPALGSDRENDLSRRLWHRKERAFKGLNLTFVALSEWIAREARRSTLLREHETLVIPNALDVERFKPQSRVEARVALGLDPERRSILFSAMNPLEDHRKGFPQLREALEILARRPDADRLELLVGGPVYGDLPEMPIPTRFLGMINDDRTMGQLYAASEVTAMPSLEEAFGKVAMESMACGTPVVCLRGTGTAEIVTHLEHGYQAVPLDIADLAAGLEYVLDSPDPERLATQSRAHVMKTYTFDQQAQAYLDLYQRLLPATRSDRAARHDAPFNYDQDARE; encoded by the coding sequence ATGCAGGTGCTGCATCTCAATACCTCTGACGGTGGTGGTGGCGCGGCACGCGGCGCGTACTGGCTTCACCAGGCACTCTCCCAGCGGATCACGTCACGCATGCTCGTTCAGGACAAGGTCACGACCGACGATCAGGTGATCCACTACGGCACCACCCTGATGGCCCGTGTGGCCCGCCGGGCCGAACGCCTCCCGCTGCGCTCCTACCCACAGGCGCAGGGCCTGTTCTCCACGGCGACGCTGCCCCGGCTGGTGCACCGCCGGGTCAACGCGCTCCGGCCTGACGTGGTCAATCTGCACTGGATCAACGAGGGGTTCGTCACGCCGGAGAATGTGCGCCGCATCGCCGCGCCGGTCGTGTGGACGCTGCGGGACGTGTGGCCCATGACGGGCGGCTGTCATTACACCCGCAGCTGCGAACGCTTCACCGCCTCATGTGGACGCTGCCCAGCCCTCGGTTCCGACCGCGAGAATGACCTGTCCAGGCGGCTGTGGCACCGCAAGGAACGCGCCTTCAAAGGCCTGAACCTGACCTTCGTGGCGCTCAGCGAGTGGATTGCCCGCGAGGCGCGCCGCAGCACCCTGCTGCGGGAGCACGAAACCCTCGTCATTCCGAACGCACTGGACGTCGAGCGCTTCAAGCCGCAGTCCAGGGTGGAGGCCCGCGTGGCGCTGGGGCTGGATCCGGAGCGCCGTTCCATCCTGTTCAGTGCCATGAACCCGCTTGAGGATCACCGCAAAGGGTTTCCTCAGCTGCGCGAGGCCCTGGAGATCCTGGCCCGCCGCCCCGACGCCGATCGGCTGGAACTGCTCGTGGGCGGCCCCGTCTATGGTGACCTTCCCGAGATGCCCATTCCGACCCGGTTCCTCGGCATGATCAATGACGACCGCACCATGGGCCAGCTGTACGCGGCGTCCGAGGTGACGGCCATGCCCTCACTGGAAGAGGCCTTCGGGAAGGTCGCCATGGAATCCATGGCCTGCGGCACCCCCGTTGTATGCCTCCGGGGGACGGGAACGGCCGAGATCGTCACGCACCTCGAACATGGATATCAGGCTGTCCCACTCGATATCGCCGACCTCGCGGCCGGTCTCGAATATGTGCTGGATTCGCCGGATCCAGAGCGACTGGCCACGCAGTCCCGGGCGCATGTCATGAAAACGTATACCTTCGACCAGCAAGCTCAGGCGTATCTCGACCTGTACCAACGCCTGTTGCCGGCGACCAGGTCAGACCGCGCGGCGCGGCACGACGCTCCATTCAACTATGATCAGGATGCGCGTGAGTAG
- a CDS encoding NAD-dependent epimerase/dehydratase family protein, whose protein sequence is MSMRLPLDARIYVAGHDSPLGRMLCRKLHLGGYRNVIIREAHELNLRNQLDVNLFFEQELPDYVFLVNDHTSGQIAQVMNPAEYLYSRLLGLSNVIHASYVYEVNKLLNIIFTVDQDAAPLQGLTTTLGQSEEPTTEELIEQLTLGLCDRYRRQYDCDFISARFHLDLLDDAAPGRVGTARADSELSRPHPAGMLGNWASGDQLYSLDPTDACLFLMEHFSSAGAISVRSGSSSFASP, encoded by the coding sequence ATGAGCATGCGACTTCCGCTGGACGCACGAATATATGTGGCCGGGCATGACAGCCCCCTGGGCCGCATGCTCTGCCGCAAACTTCACCTGGGCGGGTACCGCAACGTGATCATCCGTGAAGCCCATGAACTGAACCTGCGCAACCAGCTCGACGTGAATCTGTTCTTCGAACAGGAACTGCCCGACTACGTCTTTCTGGTCAACGACCACACCAGCGGCCAGATCGCGCAGGTGATGAATCCGGCCGAGTACCTGTACTCCCGCTTGCTGGGCCTGTCCAACGTCATTCATGCCTCGTACGTCTACGAGGTGAACAAGCTGCTCAACATCATTTTCACCGTGGATCAGGACGCCGCGCCGCTCCAGGGCCTGACCACCACGCTGGGCCAGTCCGAGGAGCCCACGACCGAAGAGCTGATCGAGCAGCTCACGCTGGGACTGTGCGACCGGTACCGCAGGCAATACGACTGCGACTTCATCTCGGCCCGCTTTCACCTGGATCTGCTTGACGACGCTGCGCCTGGGCGCGTGGGCACGGCGCGGGCCGACAGCGAGCTGTCTCGCCCACATCCAGCGGGCATGCTCGGCAACTGGGCCAGCGGCGACCAGCTGTATTCCCTGGATCCCACGGACGCCTGCCTGTTCCTGATGGAGCATTTTTCCTCGGCCGGTGCGATCTCCGTGCGTTCCGGCTCGAGCAGTTTCGCCTCTCCGTAA
- a CDS encoding glycosyltransferase has translation MTSPPLPSSASPRVSVVIPTRGRPHLLVSRALRTALGQTLRDIEVIVVVDGPDTPTLDALNAVTEADARVHVIALPHSVGGGEARNFGIRAARAEWIALLDDDDEWLPVKLEQQLAVAAQEGPRVIVACPWIERTPRGDTAMPPRRPEPGEPLGEYVLARRTASEKASGLVSSLLFTSRDLLLDVPFHPGLPKHQDWDWLLRAAARPGVHLAYSADVGAIWYYEEPRASVSRSLDWRFSLAWAQGHLRRGTMSDKAFAAFLNSHVSTAAQLKRDASAALPLLAAFARARPRAFEWVRFISGWLIPLERRRALRAGLERPLAFVRSRGAGRPSIPAHNDTAPAFPRRVALIDPLDTGHHTGYAAVLAAGLVAQGCQVQVIGSSQLVDAVHAQVPQVQTDVLPLYASGAEAYYKLSRRTREQVNIRFFRAALALARAQDADVVHLLYLDSYTQSFLIALASMKVRLGRIRVRATLHWLYFLRAYKSPPGHPLAEGFHRLIVGLLGALGVRIMVHSRALAAQLQSKVPGLAVDAVPYFAEPPRLSGEARTAARRARRADLGLPDTAIALLAFGGTRHDKGSDVAIRALAELPEAYHLLIVGPARSFDAQALVDLAQEHGVADRVHFRVEFVPDDEVEGYFVAADAVVLPYRRVFAGQSGPLLIAASLGVPVIASDVGVLTETVQAYDLGVLCAPEDATALAEALRQVPSLAPRTQTARFQVDHTPAQFTQSTLESYRAGRR, from the coding sequence ATGACATCCCCTCCTCTTCCTTCTTCTGCCAGCCCGCGTGTGAGCGTGGTCATCCCCACGCGGGGCCGTCCACACCTGCTCGTGTCGCGCGCCCTGCGCACCGCCCTGGGTCAGACCCTCCGGGACATCGAGGTGATTGTGGTCGTCGATGGCCCCGATACCCCGACCCTCGACGCCCTGAACGCCGTGACCGAAGCGGACGCGCGGGTTCATGTGATCGCGCTGCCGCACTCGGTCGGGGGCGGCGAGGCCCGCAATTTCGGGATCCGCGCGGCCCGGGCCGAATGGATTGCCCTGCTGGACGATGACGACGAGTGGCTTCCCGTCAAGCTGGAGCAGCAGTTGGCGGTGGCCGCGCAGGAAGGCCCGAGGGTGATCGTCGCCTGCCCCTGGATCGAACGGACACCCCGTGGGGACACGGCCATGCCGCCGCGCCGACCGGAGCCAGGGGAACCGCTCGGCGAGTATGTCCTGGCCCGCCGTACGGCCTCCGAGAAGGCCAGCGGTCTGGTCAGCAGCCTGCTTTTCACGTCCCGTGACCTGCTGCTCGACGTGCCCTTCCATCCGGGGCTCCCCAAACACCAGGACTGGGACTGGTTGCTGCGCGCGGCAGCCCGGCCGGGCGTGCACCTCGCCTACAGCGCGGATGTGGGGGCCATCTGGTACTACGAGGAGCCACGGGCCTCGGTCAGCCGCTCGCTGGACTGGCGCTTCTCGTTGGCCTGGGCGCAGGGGCACCTGCGCCGCGGCACCATGTCGGACAAAGCCTTCGCGGCGTTCCTGAACTCGCACGTGAGCACCGCCGCGCAGCTCAAGCGAGATGCCTCGGCCGCCCTGCCCCTGCTGGCAGCGTTTGCCCGTGCCCGGCCACGGGCCTTCGAATGGGTACGGTTCATTTCCGGCTGGTTGATTCCTCTGGAACGCCGCCGCGCGCTCCGGGCCGGCCTGGAACGGCCGCTCGCCTTCGTGCGTTCGCGGGGGGCTGGCCGGCCTTCCATACCGGCGCACAATGACACCGCGCCCGCCTTCCCCCGCCGCGTCGCGCTGATTGATCCGCTGGACACCGGCCATCACACAGGTTACGCCGCCGTGCTGGCCGCCGGACTCGTCGCCCAGGGCTGTCAGGTACAGGTCATCGGGTCGAGCCAGCTGGTGGACGCCGTTCACGCTCAGGTTCCACAGGTGCAGACCGACGTTCTGCCCCTGTACGCTTCTGGGGCGGAGGCATATTACAAGTTGTCCCGTCGCACCCGGGAACAGGTGAACATCCGGTTTTTTCGCGCTGCCCTGGCCCTGGCCCGTGCCCAAGATGCCGACGTCGTCCACCTGCTCTACCTCGACAGTTACACCCAGTCCTTCCTGATTGCCCTCGCCTCCATGAAGGTGCGCCTGGGCCGCATCCGGGTGCGTGCCACGCTGCACTGGCTCTACTTCCTGCGGGCCTACAAGTCCCCCCCGGGCCACCCGCTGGCCGAAGGCTTTCACCGGCTGATCGTGGGCCTGCTGGGCGCTCTCGGCGTGAGGATCATGGTGCACTCGCGCGCCCTGGCCGCCCAGCTGCAATCCAAGGTGCCGGGCCTCGCGGTCGACGCGGTACCGTATTTCGCCGAGCCGCCACGGCTCAGTGGCGAGGCGCGTACGGCGGCTCGTCGTGCCCGGCGTGCGGATCTGGGGTTGCCGGACACGGCCATTGCCCTCCTGGCGTTCGGCGGCACGCGGCACGACAAGGGCAGCGACGTCGCCATTCGTGCCCTCGCCGAGCTTCCGGAGGCCTACCACCTGTTGATCGTGGGGCCAGCCCGCAGCTTTGACGCGCAGGCCCTGGTTGACCTGGCACAGGAGCACGGTGTGGCCGACCGCGTGCACTTCCGGGTCGAGTTCGTGCCGGATGACGAGGTCGAGGGGTATTTCGTCGCCGCTGATGCGGTCGTGCTGCCCTACCGCCGCGTGTTCGCCGGGCAGAGCGGGCCGCTGCTGATTGCCGCCTCACTGGGTGTGCCCGTCATCGCATCGGACGTGGGCGTGCTGACCGAGACCGTCCAGGCCTATGACCTCGGCGTCCTGTGTGCCCCGGAGGATGCCACGGCCCTGGCGGAGGCCCTGCGTCAGGTTCCCAGCCTCGCACCACGCACGCAGACCGCCCGCTTCCAGGTCGACCACACCCCGGCACAGTTCACCCAGTCCACGCTGGAGAGTTACCGTGCTGGTCGCCGCTGA
- a CDS encoding NPCBM/NEW2 domain-containing protein, with protein MTHISPARFRTALLLLVPLAMAACSQSPSVPEASAVSGDQAGLADSPYDGIDRSWEATDNGLGDLSALALTSGTNQLSSLGWTSAKSGWGPVERNKSNAEVKSGDGRTLTLNGKTYSTGLGTHSNSTVTFALNGQCATFASDIGLDDEVGTKGTAVFQVWADGTKLYDSGKMTGSSSTKSVSVSVSGKKELKLVVTDAGDNNYYDHADWANARVLSCTATSSGGAPAPTPSPAPTPSPTPSGNVSYKGPLVITKGGTYTGNYQSTNPNVPAITVKTTEPVTIENATVKGPGNLISGFHMNLTLRNTKGYGVNPNIAGRAMGRFLNSEDTVNLNVYNNYMEGTGGIYVRNFIGNSGAGQTIKILRNSVRNIDGRKSNGSGGYQNAFVRYQFVQFNTARNLRNAEIGWNQVINEPGKSALEENINMYQSTGTSASRVKIHDNIIWGAYAINAATDKGFAGGGILLGDGNAKSASTAGGYFEVYGNTIISTSNQGIGIAGGHDHNVHDNRVLSSGLLPNGQKIAAQNVGIYVWDQQGSKSGGNWYNNTVHDNKIAWMRYSSTGAKSLGNTWLPDCTSGLCYNNTALTTLATLATEAAEFAAWQSRAISASQKAGTN; from the coding sequence ATGACCCACATCTCCCCTGCCCGCTTCCGCACCGCCCTCCTCCTCCTGGTTCCCCTGGCCATGGCCGCCTGCTCGCAGTCGCCCAGCGTCCCCGAGGCATCCGCCGTGAGCGGTGATCAAGCTGGCCTGGCCGACTCCCCCTACGACGGGATCGACCGTTCCTGGGAAGCGACCGACAACGGTCTGGGTGACCTCAGCGCCCTCGCGCTCACCTCCGGCACCAACCAGCTGTCCAGCCTGGGCTGGACCTCGGCCAAGAGCGGCTGGGGCCCAGTCGAGCGCAACAAGAGCAACGCCGAAGTCAAATCAGGCGACGGCCGAACGCTGACCCTGAACGGCAAGACCTACTCGACGGGGCTGGGCACGCACTCGAACTCCACCGTCACCTTCGCTCTGAACGGCCAGTGCGCCACCTTCGCCAGCGACATCGGCCTTGACGACGAGGTCGGCACCAAAGGCACAGCGGTCTTCCAGGTGTGGGCCGACGGCACCAAACTCTACGACTCCGGCAAGATGACCGGTTCGAGCAGCACCAAGTCCGTGAGTGTCAGCGTCTCCGGTAAGAAGGAACTCAAGCTCGTCGTGACAGACGCCGGCGACAACAACTACTACGATCACGCCGACTGGGCGAACGCCCGCGTGCTCAGCTGCACGGCCACCAGCTCGGGTGGGGCGCCCGCCCCCACACCGAGCCCGGCGCCCACGCCCTCCCCGACCCCCAGCGGGAACGTGAGTTACAAGGGGCCGCTGGTCATCACCAAGGGTGGCACGTACACGGGCAACTACCAGAGCACCAACCCCAACGTCCCGGCCATCACCGTCAAGACCACGGAACCCGTCACCATCGAGAACGCCACCGTCAAAGGCCCCGGCAACCTCATCAGCGGCTTTCACATGAACCTGACCCTGCGCAACACCAAGGGCTACGGCGTGAATCCCAACATTGCCGGTCGCGCGATGGGCCGCTTCCTGAACTCCGAGGACACCGTCAACCTCAACGTGTACAACAACTACATGGAAGGCACCGGCGGCATCTACGTGCGCAACTTCATCGGCAACAGCGGCGCCGGCCAGACCATCAAGATCCTGCGCAACAGTGTCCGCAACATCGACGGCCGCAAGAGCAACGGCAGCGGCGGGTACCAGAACGCCTTCGTGCGCTACCAGTTCGTGCAGTTCAACACCGCCCGCAATCTCCGCAACGCGGAGATCGGCTGGAACCAGGTGATCAACGAACCCGGCAAGAGCGCGCTGGAAGAGAACATCAACATGTACCAGTCCACCGGCACCTCCGCGAGCCGCGTCAAGATCCACGACAACATCATCTGGGGCGCCTACGCCATCAATGCGGCCACGGACAAAGGCTTCGCGGGCGGCGGCATCCTGCTCGGTGACGGCAATGCCAAGAGCGCCAGCACGGCCGGTGGCTACTTCGAGGTGTACGGGAACACGATCATCAGCACCAGCAACCAGGGCATCGGGATCGCCGGGGGGCACGACCACAACGTGCACGACAACCGGGTGCTGTCGAGCGGGCTGCTGCCCAACGGCCAGAAGATCGCGGCGCAGAACGTCGGCATCTACGTCTGGGATCAGCAGGGCTCGAAGTCGGGCGGCAACTGGTACAACAATACCGTGCACGACAACAAGATCGCCTGGATGCGTTACAGCAGCACCGGTGCGAAGTCCCTGGGCAACACCTGGCTGCCTGACTGCACCTCGGGGTTGTGCTACAACAACACCGCGCTGACCACGCTCGCGACCCTCGCCACGGAAGCGGCCGAGTTCGCCGCCTGGCAGAGCCGCGCCATCTCGGCCAGCCAGAAAGCCGGCACGAACTGA
- a CDS encoding exopolysaccharide biosynthesis polyprenyl glycosylphosphotransferase, which produces MQATSNPSLLRQTMLGLNRRDIGPWKLWRILNGCAVATGDLCAIILATMLVSALCGQAVLAPLSSGWLTLISIVWLLGANVLHLLPDWGMSPPTQLERLSKLMGVVFATTAAAMYISHDEPQSFHLILLAAMPIALAFIVVTRSILKSALIHWNVWGVPVAVYGGAMTGTMIIEALRGNPGYGYRPVAVFDDNDALQGTSIHTVPVVGGTASSLDVPVAILAMPGMGRHRLVEMLEGPLAPYPKVILIPDLFEVESMWAQTRDFGGVMGLEVARNLLNGPAQWVKRTLDILLVTLSAPLWLPVCLLLAGLIWLEDRTNPVFFQKRVGFRDAPFTAWKFRTMVPDAEGVLQQKLATDPALRAEWEANYKLRNDPRITRIGRLLRRTSLDELPQLINVLRGDMSLVGPRPLPQYHHEQLSPQTQKLRLLVNPGMTGLWQVSGRSESGNLGMERWDPYYVRNWSIWLDLYILIRTFSVVLKGSGAY; this is translated from the coding sequence ATGCAGGCCACCAGCAATCCTTCCCTCCTCCGCCAGACGATGCTCGGCCTGAACCGGCGTGACATCGGCCCGTGGAAACTCTGGCGGATTCTCAATGGTTGCGCCGTTGCAACAGGTGACCTCTGCGCGATCATTCTTGCCACCATGCTCGTCTCCGCCCTGTGCGGTCAGGCCGTCCTGGCCCCGTTGTCGTCGGGGTGGCTGACCCTGATCTCGATCGTGTGGCTCCTTGGTGCCAACGTCCTGCACCTGCTCCCGGACTGGGGCATGTCCCCCCCCACGCAACTCGAACGGCTGTCCAAGCTGATGGGAGTGGTGTTCGCGACGACTGCTGCCGCGATGTACATCAGCCACGATGAACCCCAGAGTTTCCACCTGATCCTTCTCGCTGCCATGCCGATCGCCCTGGCGTTTATCGTCGTGACCCGATCCATCCTGAAATCGGCCCTCATCCACTGGAACGTCTGGGGCGTCCCCGTGGCCGTGTACGGGGGGGCCATGACCGGCACCATGATCATCGAGGCGCTGCGTGGCAATCCCGGATACGGCTACCGCCCGGTGGCCGTCTTCGATGACAACGACGCCCTGCAGGGCACCAGCATCCACACGGTTCCGGTCGTCGGGGGAACGGCGAGTTCGCTGGACGTTCCCGTGGCGATCCTGGCGATGCCCGGTATGGGACGGCACCGGCTCGTGGAAATGCTCGAAGGCCCGCTCGCTCCGTATCCCAAGGTCATCCTGATTCCCGACCTGTTCGAGGTCGAGAGCATGTGGGCCCAGACACGTGATTTCGGGGGTGTCATGGGACTCGAAGTGGCCCGCAACCTCCTGAACGGCCCGGCACAGTGGGTGAAACGCACCCTGGATATCCTGCTGGTGACCCTGAGTGCGCCGCTGTGGCTTCCCGTGTGCCTGCTGCTCGCTGGCCTGATCTGGCTGGAAGACCGCACCAATCCCGTGTTCTTCCAGAAGCGCGTCGGCTTCCGCGACGCTCCCTTCACCGCCTGGAAATTCCGGACCATGGTGCCCGACGCCGAGGGTGTGCTGCAGCAGAAGCTGGCCACGGATCCTGCGCTGCGTGCCGAATGGGAGGCGAACTATAAGCTCCGCAACGATCCCCGCATCACCCGGATCGGCCGGTTGCTGCGCCGGACGAGCCTGGACGAACTGCCCCAACTGATCAACGTGCTGCGCGGTGACATGTCCCTGGTGGGCCCGCGCCCACTGCCGCAGTACCACCATGAGCAGCTGTCCCCCCAGACCCAGAAACTGCGGCTGCTGGTGAACCCCGGAATGACCGGGCTGTGGCAGGTCTCGGGCCGCTCGGAATCCGGCAACCTGGGCATGGAACGCTGGGATCCCTACTACGTGCGCAACTGGTCGATCTGGCTGGATCTGTACATCCTGATCCGCACATTCAGTGTCGTGCTCAAAGGCTCCGGTGCATACTGA
- a CDS encoding glycosyltransferase has product MQSEGVTRKPKVLQVITHLALGGAEEVAISLAESLHQDVDFTFFVVQGGPRSEIGRDFYLRLQACNIPVYTGTMVPMKLGGAMVAGLRLNRLIWRVRPDIIHLHTEIPETTYACATLFGLPGPMKLVRTIHNTSLWPAWARIGAWAERRLGGARVGSVSKGGLDGLMRFQDAYRIPRTPEQQSQVIYAGVSRDEPRGPGPATLNGDGVPVRVLFAGRFEYQKGVDLIPEIVEQAAHLTTRPVELHIAGSGTFERGLRDWVATQRTSWKITIGPPIPNLAAYLNNGNQDLILMPSRFEGLSLVAVESLMAGVPIIATKIAGLQEVFHGEYALLAEAGDMKGLAALLALAINDLEGATAEALAQRPTMFDRFSQRGMGTNYLQLYQRALVDAPT; this is encoded by the coding sequence GTGCAGAGCGAGGGCGTGACCAGGAAACCCAAGGTGTTACAGGTCATCACCCACCTGGCCCTCGGCGGAGCGGAAGAAGTCGCCATCTCGCTTGCAGAATCGCTGCATCAGGACGTCGACTTCACCTTTTTCGTGGTTCAGGGCGGCCCGCGCAGCGAGATCGGCCGGGACTTCTACCTGCGGCTCCAGGCCTGCAACATCCCGGTGTACACCGGCACCATGGTGCCCATGAAGCTCGGCGGCGCGATGGTGGCGGGGCTGAGGCTCAACCGACTGATCTGGCGTGTCCGGCCGGACATCATTCACCTGCACACCGAGATTCCCGAAACCACCTACGCCTGCGCGACCCTGTTCGGTCTTCCCGGCCCGATGAAACTGGTGCGCACCATCCACAACACGTCGCTGTGGCCCGCGTGGGCCCGCATCGGGGCCTGGGCGGAGCGCCGGCTCGGGGGTGCCCGGGTGGGCTCCGTGTCCAAGGGCGGGCTCGACGGCCTGATGCGCTTCCAGGACGCCTACCGGATTCCCCGGACGCCCGAGCAGCAATCCCAGGTGATCTATGCCGGCGTGAGCAGGGACGAGCCGCGCGGCCCTGGCCCGGCCACGTTGAACGGGGATGGCGTTCCGGTGCGCGTTCTGTTTGCAGGTCGCTTCGAATACCAGAAGGGCGTGGATCTGATCCCGGAAATCGTGGAGCAGGCCGCACACCTGACCACTCGGCCTGTGGAGCTGCACATTGCCGGCAGCGGTACCTTCGAGCGCGGCCTGAGGGACTGGGTGGCCACGCAACGCACGTCCTGGAAAATCACGATAGGGCCGCCCATTCCGAACCTGGCCGCCTACCTCAACAACGGCAACCAGGATCTGATCCTGATGCCGTCGCGGTTCGAGGGGCTGTCGTTGGTGGCGGTCGAATCCTTGATGGCCGGCGTGCCCATCATCGCGACGAAAATCGCCGGACTGCAGGAAGTCTTCCACGGGGAGTACGCCCTGCTGGCGGAGGCCGGCGACATGAAGGGCCTGGCTGCCCTGCTGGCCCTGGCGATCAACGATCTTGAGGGTGCCACGGCTGAGGCGCTGGCGCAACGGCCCACCATGTTCGACCGCTTCAGCCAGCGGGGCATGGGCACCAATTACCTGCAGCTCTACCAGCGCGCCCTGGTCGACGCGCCGACGTGA
- a CDS encoding glycosyltransferase codes for MHNFYQQPGGEDVVFRAESSLLSGAGHYVQEYTVTNDDVSQTPRLTLAAHTVWNAGAASRLAQEVRRGAFDVVHFHNTFPLLSPAVYSAVRSAGAATVQTLHNYRLLCANALLFRDGHVCEACVGRLPLPAVRYRCYRNSLGASATVAAMQVTHRMLGTYQHHVDAYIALTDFARDKFIQGGLPAGRLHVKPNFLSPDPGMGQGGGGYALFIGRLTPEKGIRTVLDAWKELGHDLPLKVLGDGPLRAEAEQAGSQLPGVTYLGQRGRDEVMALAAGAECLIFPSEWYEGFPMTIVEALAVGLPVIASRVGAMQHLIKPGVTGEHFTPGDAADLIRAVRRFLDSDRQAARSRARADFTDHYTSAENLRQLMYIYDQARQAHTTRP; via the coding sequence GTGCACAATTTTTACCAGCAACCGGGAGGCGAGGACGTCGTCTTCCGGGCGGAATCCAGCCTGCTGAGCGGCGCCGGTCACTACGTGCAGGAATACACCGTCACCAACGACGACGTCTCTCAAACACCCAGACTGACGCTCGCGGCCCACACCGTCTGGAATGCCGGCGCAGCCTCCAGGCTCGCTCAGGAAGTGAGACGCGGCGCGTTCGATGTCGTCCATTTTCACAACACCTTCCCGCTGCTGTCCCCTGCGGTGTACAGTGCCGTCCGCTCCGCCGGAGCGGCGACCGTGCAGACCCTGCACAACTACCGGCTGCTGTGCGCCAACGCGCTGCTGTTCCGTGATGGCCACGTCTGTGAGGCCTGCGTGGGCCGCCTGCCCCTCCCGGCCGTGCGCTACCGGTGCTACCGGAACAGCCTCGGGGCCTCCGCGACGGTGGCGGCCATGCAGGTCACGCACCGCATGCTGGGCACCTACCAGCATCACGTCGACGCGTACATCGCCCTGACGGACTTTGCCCGCGACAAGTTCATCCAAGGGGGACTGCCGGCGGGCCGCTTGCACGTCAAGCCGAACTTCCTGTCCCCCGATCCGGGCATGGGGCAGGGCGGGGGAGGGTACGCCCTGTTCATCGGCCGGCTCACCCCGGAAAAAGGCATCCGAACCGTCCTGGACGCGTGGAAGGAACTCGGCCACGACCTGCCCCTCAAGGTGCTCGGCGACGGCCCGCTACGTGCCGAGGCCGAGCAGGCTGGAAGTCAGCTGCCCGGCGTCACGTACCTGGGACAGCGGGGACGGGATGAGGTCATGGCCCTCGCCGCCGGGGCCGAGTGCCTGATCTTCCCCTCCGAGTGGTACGAGGGCTTTCCGATGACCATCGTGGAGGCGCTGGCGGTGGGCCTCCCGGTGATCGCCAGCCGGGTCGGGGCCATGCAGCATCTCATCAAGCCCGGCGTGACCGGTGAGCATTTCACGCCCGGTGACGCTGCCGATCTGATCCGTGCCGTTCGCCGGTTTCTGGACTCCGACCGCCAGGCTGCCCGGTCACGCGCGCGCGCAGACTTCACCGATCACTACACCAGCGCCGAGAACCTGCGCCAGCTCATGTATATTTACGATCAGGCCAGACAGGCGCACACCACGCGGCCCTGA